Proteins from a single region of Gasterosteus aculeatus chromosome Y, fGasAcu3.hap1.1, whole genome shotgun sequence:
- the LOC144390864 gene encoding histone H1-like isoform X1 — protein MAEVAPAPAAAAPKAAKKKVSKPKKVGPSVSDLIVKTVAASKERSGVSAAAVKKALTAGGYDVDKNKARVKTAIKSLVAKGTLVQVKGIGASGSFKMSKTTADKPAKKAAPEAKKPAAKKPAAAKKPKAAAVKKVVAAKKSPKKAKKPAAAKKVAKSPKKVAKSPKKVAKSPKKVAKSPKKVVKKAPAAKKAPVKKVAKPKAKKAAPKKK, from the coding sequence ATGGCAGaagtagctccagctccagccgccgccgcgcccaaagcagccaagaagaaggtgtccaagccgaagaaggtcggtcccagcgtctctgacctcatcgtgaaaactgtggccgcatccaaggagcggagcggcgtgtctgctgccgccgtcaagaaggctctgaccgccggaggatacgatgtggacaagaacaaggcccgcgtcaagaccgccatcaagagcctggtggccaaggggactctggtccaggtcaaggggatcggggcttccggctccttcaagatgagcaagaccaccgccgacaaaccggcaaagaaagccgctcctgaagccaagaagcccgcggcgaagaaacccgcagcggccaaaaagcccaaagcagcggcagtgaagaaagttgtagccgctaagaagtcaccgaagaaggccaagaaacccgcagcggccaagaaggtggccaagagccccaagaaggtagcaaagagccccaagaaggtagcaaagagccccaaaaaggtggccaagagccctaagaaggtggtgaaaaaggcccctgcagccaagaaagctccagtgaagaaggtcgctaagcccaaagccaagaaagcagcacccaagaagaagtaa
- the LOC144390864 gene encoding histone H1-like isoform X2 yields MAEVAPAPAAAAPKAAKKKVSKPKKVGPSVSDLIVKTVAASKERSGVSAAAVKKALTAGGYDVDKNKARVKTAIKSLVAKGTLVQVKGIGASGSFKMSKTTADKPAKKAAPEAKKPAAKKPAAAKKPKAAAVKKVVAAKKSPKKAKKPAAAKKVAKSPKKVVKKAPAAKKAPVKKVAKPKAKKAAPKKK; encoded by the exons ATGGCAGaagtagctccagctccagccgccgccgcgcccaaagcagccaagaagaaggtgtccaagccgaagaaggtcggtcccagcgtctctgacctcatcgtgaaaactgtggccgcatccaaggagcggagcggcgtgtctgctgccgccgtcaagaaggctctgaccgccggaggatacgatgtggacaagaacaaggcccgcgtcaagaccgccatcaagagcctggtggccaaggggactctggtccaggtcaaggggatcggggcttccggctccttcaagatgagcaagaccaccgccgacaaaccggcaaagaaagccgctcctgaagccaagaagcccgcggcgaagaaacccgcagcggccaaaaagcccaaagcagcggcagtgaagaaagttgtagccgctaagaagtcaccgaagaaggccaagaaacccgcagcggccaagaaggtggccaagagccccaagaag gtggtgaaaaaggcccctgcagccaagaaagctccagtgaagaaggtcgctaagcccaaagccaagaaagcagcacccaagaagaagtaa
- the LOC144390866 gene encoding histone H2A-like, translating to MSGRGKTGGKARAKAKTRSSRAGLQFPVGRVHRHLRKGNYAQRVGAGAPVFLAAVLEYLTAEILELAGNAARDNKKTRIIPRHLQLAVRNDEELNKLLGGVTIAQGGVLPNIQAVLLPKKTEKPAKK from the coding sequence ATGAGCGGCAGAGGCAAAACCGGTGGAAAGGCTCGAgcgaaggcaaagacccgctcctctcgtgctggacTCCAGTTCCCAGTCGGCCGCGTCCACAGGcatctgcgcaaagggaactatgcgcagcgtgtcggcgcaggagcccccgtcttcctggcggccgtgctggagtacctgaccgctgagatcctggagctggctggaaacgccgcccgcgacaacaagaagacccgcatcatcccgcgtcacctgcagctggctgtccgcaacgacgaggagctcaacaagctgctgggcggagtgaccatcgctcagggcggcgtgctgcccaacatccaggcggtgctgctgcccaagaagaccgagaagcccgccaagaagtaA
- the LOC120809300 gene encoding histone H3, which yields MARTKQTARKSTGGKAPRKQLATKAARKSAPATGGVKKPHRYRPGTVALREIRRYQKSTELLIRKLPFQRLVREIAQDFKTDLRFQSSAVMALQESSEAYLVGLFEDTNLCAIHAKRVTIMPKDIQLARRIRGERA from the coding sequence ATGGCACGAACCAAGCAGACCGCTCGTAAATCCACCGGAGGCAAagcccccaggaagcagctcGCCACCAAGGCTGCCCGTAAGAGCGCCCCGGCCACCGGTGGTGTGAAGAAGCCTCACCGTTACAGGCCCGGCACCGTGGCCCTGAGGGAGATCCGTCGCTACCAGaagtccacggagctgctgattcgcaagctgcccttccagcgtctggtgagagaaatcgctcaggacttcaagaccgacctgcgcttccagagctccgctgttatggctctgcaggagtccagcgaggcttacctggtgggcctgttcgaggacaccaacctgtgcgccatccacgccaagagggtcaccatcatgcccaaagacatccagctggctCGTCGCATCCGTGGGGAGCGAGCTTGA
- the LOC144390868 gene encoding histone H2A-like — protein MSGRGKTGGKARAKAKTRSSRAGLQFPVGRVHRHLRKGNYAQRVGAGAPVYLAAVLEYLTAEILELAGNAARDNKKTRIIPRHLQLAVRNDEELNKLLGGVTIAQGGVLPNIQAVLLPKKTEKPAKK, from the coding sequence ATGAGCGGCAGAGGTAAAACCGGTGGAAAGGCCCGAgcgaaggcaaagacccgctcctctcgtgctggactccagttcccagtcggtcgcgtccacaggcatctgcgcaaagggaactatgcgcagcgtgtcggcgcaggagcccccgtctacctggcggccgtgctggagtacctgaccgctgagatcctggagctggctggaaacgccgcccgcgacaacaagaagacccgcatcatcccccgtcacctgcagctggctgtccgcaacgacgaggagctcaacaagctgctgggcggagtgaccatcgctcagggcggcgtgctgcccaacatccaggcggtgctgctgcccaagaagaccgagaagcccgccaagaagtaA
- the LOC144390867 gene encoding histone H2B 1/2-like, whose translation MFVTHAQYHTEGNQSRSSNSTVYFASSSYMSTVLLKLRHSQFTEKFPIMPEVVKAPKKGSKKAVSKAVSKSGKKKRKTRKESYAIYVYKVMKQVHPDTGISSKAMGIMNSFVSDIFERIAGEASRLAHYNKRSTITSREIQTAVRLLLPGELAKHAVSEGTKAVTKYTSSK comes from the coding sequence ATGTTTGTGACGCATGCGCAGTATCACACAGAAGGCAACCAATCACGCTCGAGCAACAGCACAGTGTACTTTGCATCTAGTTCATATATGAGCACCGTGCTGTTGAAATTGCGACATTCTCAGTTTACAGAGAAGTTTCCAATCATGCCTGAAGTTGtgaaagcgcccaagaagggctccaagaaagccgtctccaaggccgtcagcaagagcggcaagaagaagaggaagaccaggaaggagagctacgccatctacgtgtacaaggtgatgaagcaggtccaccccgacaccggcatctcctccaaggccatgggcatcatgaactcgttcgtgagcgacatctttgagcgcatcgccggtgaggcctctcgcctggctcactacaacaagcgctccaccatcacctccagggagatccagaccgctgtgcgcctgctgctgcccggcgagctggccaagcacgccgtgtctgagggaaccaaggccgtgaccaagtacaccagctccaagtaa
- the LOC120809070 gene encoding histone H3-like isoform X1, which produces MARTKQTARKSTGGKAPRKQLATKAARKSAPATGGVKKPHRYRPGTVALREIRRYQKSTELLIRKLPFQRLVREIAQDFKTDLRFQSSAVMALQESSEAYLVGLFEDTNLCAIHAKRVTIMPKDIQLARRIRAVMNNRSYAVLVIGGAFC; this is translated from the exons ATGGCACGAACCAAGCAGACCGCTCGTAAGTCCACCGGAGGCAAagcccccaggaagcagctggccacCAAGGCCGCTCGTAAGAGCGCCCCGGCCACCGGCGGCGTGAAGAAGCCTCACCGTTACAGGCCCGGTACCGTGGCCCTGAGGGAGATCCGTCGCTACCAGaagtccacggagctgctgattcgcaagctgcccttccagcgtctggtgagagagatcgctcaggacttcaagaccgacctgcgcttccagagctcagctgttatggctctgcaggagtccagcgaggcttacctggtgggcctgttcgaggacaccaacctgtgcgccatccacgccaagagggtcaccatcatgcccaaagacatccagctggcccgtcgcATCCGCG CTGTCATGAATAATCGATCATATGCAGTGCTTGTCATCGGAGGTGCGTTCTGCTGA
- the LOC120809070 gene encoding histone H3-like isoform X2, translated as MARTKQTARKSTGGKAPRKQLATKAARKSAPATGGVKKPHRYRPGTVALREIRRYQKSTELLIRKLPFQRLVREIAQDFKTDLRFQSSAVMALQESSEAYLVGLFEDTNLCAIHAKRVTIMPKDIQLARRIRVENTEGEQCQTFPGSHE; from the exons ATGGCACGAACCAAGCAGACCGCTCGTAAGTCCACCGGAGGCAAagcccccaggaagcagctggccacCAAGGCCGCTCGTAAGAGCGCCCCGGCCACCGGCGGCGTGAAGAAGCCTCACCGTTACAGGCCCGGTACCGTGGCCCTGAGGGAGATCCGTCGCTACCAGaagtccacggagctgctgattcgcaagctgcccttccagcgtctggtgagagagatcgctcaggacttcaagaccgacctgcgcttccagagctcagctgttatggctctgcaggagtccagcgaggcttacctggtgggcctgttcgaggacaccaacctgtgcgccatccacgccaagagggtcaccatcatgcccaaagacatccagctggcccgtcgcATCCGCG TGGAAAACACTGAGGGGGAACAGTGTCAGACATTCCCTGGATCTCATGAATGA
- the LOC120809302 gene encoding histone H2A-like yields the protein MSGRGKTGGKARAKAKTRSSRAGLQFPVGRVHRHLRKGNYAQRVGAGAPVYLAAVLEYLTAEILELAGNAARDNKKTRIIPRHLQLAVRNDEELNKLLGGVTIAQGGVLPNIQAVLLPKKTEKPAKK from the coding sequence atgagcggcagaggcaaaaccggtggaaaggcccgagcgaaggcaaagacccgctcctctcgtgctggactccagttcccagtcggtcgcgtccacagacatctgcgcaaagggaactatgcgcagcgtgtcggcgcaggagcccccgtctacctggcggccgtgctggagtacctgaccgctgagatcctggagctggctggaaacgccgcccgcgacaacaagaagacccgcatcattccgcgtcacctgcagctggctgtccgcaacgacgaggagctcaacaagctgctgggcggagtgaccatcgctcagggcggcgtgctgcccaacatccaggcggtgctgctgcccaagaagaccgagaagccTGCCAAGAAGTAA